The Betta splendens chromosome 7, fBetSpl5.4, whole genome shotgun sequence genome includes a window with the following:
- the ttpal gene encoding alpha-tocopherol transfer protein-like, with the protein MANQQESISSRSPSADPSLAGFSCFTWPPPPVYSCTLTPELVAKAREELQEKPEWRLRDVQALRDMILKEQPNLRTRLDDAFLLRFLRARKFDYDRAMQLLLNYHAGRKAWPEVFQDLKPSTVKHVLDKGFLTVLPQPDPNGRYILCLRPGKWKPNDYPFIDNVRAIYLTLEKLIQPEEAQVNGIVILADYTGVGMSQASNPGPFLAKKIVSVLQDGFPIRIKAVNIINEPRIFKGIFAIIKPFLKEKMAQRYILHGSDLSSLHQNVPRSVLPAEFGGTAGQLDMCAWSRLLLECEEEFIVEFCQPDPLQDVVLPDSMMFEGQASGQDDDSFRGLRSQLYYCY; encoded by the exons ATGGCCAATCAGCAAGAGTCCATCAGCTCCAGGTCTCCTTCAGCGGACCCATCATTAGCAGgattcagctgcttcacctggCCCCCTCCACCCGTCTACTCCTGCACTCTGACCCCTGAACTAGTAGCCAAAGCACGGGAGGAGCTACAGGAGAAGCCCGAGTGGCGTCTTCGGGATGTCCAAGCACTGAGAGACATGATACTCAag GAGCAGCCCAATCTCAGAACAAGGTTGGACGACGCCTTCCTTCTGCGCTTTCTGCGGGCCAGAAAGTTTGACTATGATCGTGCCATGCAGCTGCTCCTTAACTACCATGCAGGTCGCAAAGCCTGGCCAGAGGTGTTTCAGGACCTGAAGCCATCAACGGTGAAGCACGTTCTGGACAAGGGCTTTCTTACAGTCCTGCCACAGCCGGACCCCAATGGAAGATACATACTTTGTCTCCGGCCAG GAAAATGGAAACCAAATGATTATCCATTTATTGACAATGTGAGGGCCATTTATCTGACTCTGGAGAAGCTGATCCAGCCAGAGGAAGCACAGGTCAATGGCATTGTCATCCTGGCCGATTACACCGGAGTGGGTATGTCCCAAGCGTCCAATCCAGGCCCGTTCCTTGCCAAAAAAATTGTAAGCGTCCTCCAG GATGGGTTTCCAATCAGAATCAAGGCAGTTAACATCATTAACGAGCCCCGGATTTTCAAAGGCATCTTTGCCATTATTAAGCCGTTTCTGAAGGAGAAGATGGCACAGCGG TATATCCTGCACGGCTCGGACCTGAGCTCTCTGCATCAGAACGTACCCCGGTCTGTCCTGCCAGCGGAGTTCGGTGGCACCGCAGGTCAGCTAGACATGTGTGCCtggtccaggctgctgctggagtgtgAGGAGGAGTTTATAGTGGAGTTCTGCCAGCCAGACCCACTACAGGATGTGGTGCTCCCTGACTCCATGATGTTTGAAGGACAAGCCAGTGGGCAGGATGACGACAGCTTTAGGGGCCTGCGCTCTCAGCTGTACTACTGTTACTGA
- the hnf4a gene encoding hepatocyte nuclear factor 4-alpha isoform X1: MDMADYSEALDPAYTTLEFENMQVLPLGTDSSPAESTNMSTSTHLAAGSLCAICGDRATGKHYGASSCDGCKGFFRRSVRKNHMYSCRFNRQCIVDKDKRNQCRYCRLKKCFRAGMKKEAVQNERDRISTRRSSYEDSSLPSINALIQADVLSRQITSPAPILNGDIRTKKIATITDVCESMKQQLLVLVEWAKYIPAFCDLPLDDQVALLRAHAGEHLLLGAAKRSMLYKDILLLGNDHIIPRNCPELEVGRVAVRILDELVLPFQELQIDDNEYACLKAIVFFDPDAKGLSDPGKIKRMRYQVQVSLEDYINDRQYDSRGRFGELLLLLPTLQSITWQMIEQIQFVKLFGMAKIDNLLQEMLLGGSANDAPHAPHSLHPHLVQEHLSSNIIVTTSMPTSIHNGQISTPETPIPSPPTASSSEHYKLSQGVIATMPKQPLSIPQPAITKQEAI; encoded by the exons ATGGACATGGCCGACTACAGCGAGGCTCTGGACCCAGCCTACACCACGCTGGAGTTTGAGAACATGCAGGTGCTGCCCTTGGGCACAG ACTCCTCACCTGCTGAAAGCACCAACATGAGCACCAGCACACACCTGGCAGCAGGCAGCCTGTGTGCCATCTGTGGGGACCGGGCCACGGGCAAACACTACGGGGCCTCCAGCTGTGACGGCTGCAAGGGCTTCTTCAGGCGCAGCGTCCGCAAGAACCACATGTACTCCTGCAG gttCAACAGACAGTGCATAGTGGACAAAGACAAGCGGAACCAGTGCAGATACTGCCGACTAAAGAAATGCTTCAGAGCCGGCATGAAGAAAGAAG CTGTGCAGAATGAGAGAGACAGAATCAGCACCAGAAGATCCAGCTATGAAGACAGCAGCTTACCGTCCATCAACGCACTGATCCAAGCAGACGTACTGTCCAGACAG ATCACCTCCCCCGCTCCTATACTGAACGGCGACATCAGGACCAAGAAGATCGCCACCATCACGGACGTGTGTGAGtccatgaagcagcagcttctggttTTGGTGGAATGGGCCAAGTACATCCCAGCGTTCTGTGACCTGCCCCTCGACGACCAA gtggCGCTGCTGCGAGCTCACGCTGGAGAACACCTTCTGCTCGGCGCTGCCAAACGATCCATGCTTTACAAAGACATCCTCTTATTAG GAAATGACCACATCATTCCCAGAAACTGCCCGGAGCTGGAAGTGGGCCGAGTGGCGGTGAGGATCCTGGATGAACTGGTGCTTCCCTTCCAGGAGCTGCAAATTGATGACAATGAGTACGCCTGCTTGAAAGCCATCGTCTTCTTTGATCCAG ATGCCAAAGGTCTCAGTGACCCTGGGAAGATCAAGCGGATGCGGTACCAGGTCCAAGTCAGCCTGGAGGACTACATCAACGACAGGCAGTATGACTCTCGAGGCCGCTTCGGGGaactgctcctgctcctgcccACTCTACAGAGCATCACCTGGCAAATGATTGAACAGATTCAGTTTGTCAAACTCTTCGGCATGGCCAAGATAgacaacctgctgcaggaaaTGCTTCTTGGAG GTTCTGCCAACGACGCTCCACACGCGCCTCATTCTTTGCATCCTCACCTGGTTCAGGAGCATCTGAGCAGCAACATTATAGTGACGACCAGCATGCCCACATCGATCCACAATGGACAAATCT CAACTCCTGAAACCCCGATCCCATCGCCACCTACTGCATCCAGCTCAGAACATTATAAACTATCCCAGGGGGTCATAGCTACCATGCCCAAGCAGCCGCTCTCCATCCCTCAGCCTGCAATTACAAAGCAAGAGGCCATCTAG
- the hnf4a gene encoding hepatocyte nuclear factor 4-alpha isoform X2: protein MVNVNTVSSNMELPFDSSPAESTNMSTSTHLAAGSLCAICGDRATGKHYGASSCDGCKGFFRRSVRKNHMYSCRFNRQCIVDKDKRNQCRYCRLKKCFRAGMKKEAVQNERDRISTRRSSYEDSSLPSINALIQADVLSRQITSPAPILNGDIRTKKIATITDVCESMKQQLLVLVEWAKYIPAFCDLPLDDQVALLRAHAGEHLLLGAAKRSMLYKDILLLGNDHIIPRNCPELEVGRVAVRILDELVLPFQELQIDDNEYACLKAIVFFDPDAKGLSDPGKIKRMRYQVQVSLEDYINDRQYDSRGRFGELLLLLPTLQSITWQMIEQIQFVKLFGMAKIDNLLQEMLLGGSANDAPHAPHSLHPHLVQEHLSSNIIVTTSMPTSIHNGQISTPETPIPSPPTASSSEHYKLSQGVIATMPKQPLSIPQPAITKQEAI, encoded by the exons ATGGTCAATGTAAACACAGTCAGTTCGAATATGGAACTTCCATTTG ACTCCTCACCTGCTGAAAGCACCAACATGAGCACCAGCACACACCTGGCAGCAGGCAGCCTGTGTGCCATCTGTGGGGACCGGGCCACGGGCAAACACTACGGGGCCTCCAGCTGTGACGGCTGCAAGGGCTTCTTCAGGCGCAGCGTCCGCAAGAACCACATGTACTCCTGCAG gttCAACAGACAGTGCATAGTGGACAAAGACAAGCGGAACCAGTGCAGATACTGCCGACTAAAGAAATGCTTCAGAGCCGGCATGAAGAAAGAAG CTGTGCAGAATGAGAGAGACAGAATCAGCACCAGAAGATCCAGCTATGAAGACAGCAGCTTACCGTCCATCAACGCACTGATCCAAGCAGACGTACTGTCCAGACAG ATCACCTCCCCCGCTCCTATACTGAACGGCGACATCAGGACCAAGAAGATCGCCACCATCACGGACGTGTGTGAGtccatgaagcagcagcttctggttTTGGTGGAATGGGCCAAGTACATCCCAGCGTTCTGTGACCTGCCCCTCGACGACCAA gtggCGCTGCTGCGAGCTCACGCTGGAGAACACCTTCTGCTCGGCGCTGCCAAACGATCCATGCTTTACAAAGACATCCTCTTATTAG GAAATGACCACATCATTCCCAGAAACTGCCCGGAGCTGGAAGTGGGCCGAGTGGCGGTGAGGATCCTGGATGAACTGGTGCTTCCCTTCCAGGAGCTGCAAATTGATGACAATGAGTACGCCTGCTTGAAAGCCATCGTCTTCTTTGATCCAG ATGCCAAAGGTCTCAGTGACCCTGGGAAGATCAAGCGGATGCGGTACCAGGTCCAAGTCAGCCTGGAGGACTACATCAACGACAGGCAGTATGACTCTCGAGGCCGCTTCGGGGaactgctcctgctcctgcccACTCTACAGAGCATCACCTGGCAAATGATTGAACAGATTCAGTTTGTCAAACTCTTCGGCATGGCCAAGATAgacaacctgctgcaggaaaTGCTTCTTGGAG GTTCTGCCAACGACGCTCCACACGCGCCTCATTCTTTGCATCCTCACCTGGTTCAGGAGCATCTGAGCAGCAACATTATAGTGACGACCAGCATGCCCACATCGATCCACAATGGACAAATCT CAACTCCTGAAACCCCGATCCCATCGCCACCTACTGCATCCAGCTCAGAACATTATAAACTATCCCAGGGGGTCATAGCTACCATGCCCAAGCAGCCGCTCTCCATCCCTCAGCCTGCAATTACAAAGCAAGAGGCCATCTAG
- the fitm2 gene encoding acyl-coenzyme A diphosphatase FITM2, whose amino-acid sequence MTRSADMAAVDVIVENLLAVWRRPSVRQMFPWLFLVISFLGSLLKQLDLVPKTYFSSSRNVLNVYFVKVSWGWTLLLLTPFLLISNLPFSRNVTFLSRRILSLVVATAVWYICTETFFYIEDVTGSCFETVRMEALQKEFVSKASCRRAGFHWHGYDISGHSFILSYSALFIMEEMAPMASVKTSSLSALLKMALNWLYVALNLVLVIWVWMFACTSVYFHDLSHKLLGTLCGLLGWYLTYRVWYLKPLSPGLPPHRQPKEQK is encoded by the exons ATGACTCGCAGCGCCGACATGGCAGCGGTAGATGTCATTGTGGAGAACTTGCTCGCTGTCTGGAGGCGACCATCAGTTAGACAGATGTTCCCGTGGCTGTTTTTAGTCATTTCATTCTTGGGGTCACTTCTGAAGCAGCTGGACTTGGTACCGAAGACGTATTTCAGCAGTAGCAGGAATGTTTTAAACGT gtaTTTTGTTAAAGTCTCCTGGGGCTGGACGCTGCTACTACTGACAcctttcctcctcatctccaaCCTCCCCTTCAGCAGGAACGTGACCTTTCTCAGCCGCCGGATTCTGTCTCTGGTGGTGGCAACAGCTGTCTGGTACATTTGCACTGAGACCTTTTTCTACATTGAGGATGTGACCGGCTCATGCTTTGAAACTGTCCGTATGGAAGCTCTCCAAAAAGAGTTTGTATCCAAAGCCAGCTGCAGGCGCGCTGGTTTCCACTGGCACGGCTATGACATTTCAGGGCACTCCTTTATCCTGTCCTACTCAGCTCTTTTTATCATGGAAGAAATGGCCCCTATGGCCTCAGTAAAGACTTCTAGTCTGTCTGCACTCCTTAAGATGGCTCTCAACTGGCTCTATGTGGCTTTGAATCTGGTCCTTGTCATTTGGGTGTGGATGTTTGCCTGCACCTCTGTTTACTTCCATGACCTGTCCCATAAGTTGCTAGGGACCCTATGTGGCCTGCTTGGGTGGTACCTGACATATCGTGTTTGGTATCTAAAACCTCTGTCCCCGGGACTCCCCCCTCATCGCCAGCCAAAAGAACAGAAATAA
- the hnf4a gene encoding hepatocyte nuclear factor 4-alpha isoform X3 — translation MSTSTHLAAGSLCAICGDRATGKHYGASSCDGCKGFFRRSVRKNHMYSCRFNRQCIVDKDKRNQCRYCRLKKCFRAGMKKEAVQNERDRISTRRSSYEDSSLPSINALIQADVLSRQITSPAPILNGDIRTKKIATITDVCESMKQQLLVLVEWAKYIPAFCDLPLDDQVALLRAHAGEHLLLGAAKRSMLYKDILLLGNDHIIPRNCPELEVGRVAVRILDELVLPFQELQIDDNEYACLKAIVFFDPDAKGLSDPGKIKRMRYQVQVSLEDYINDRQYDSRGRFGELLLLLPTLQSITWQMIEQIQFVKLFGMAKIDNLLQEMLLGGSANDAPHAPHSLHPHLVQEHLSSNIIVTTSMPTSIHNGQISTPETPIPSPPTASSSEHYKLSQGVIATMPKQPLSIPQPAITKQEAI, via the exons ATGAGCACCAGCACACACCTGGCAGCAGGCAGCCTGTGTGCCATCTGTGGGGACCGGGCCACGGGCAAACACTACGGGGCCTCCAGCTGTGACGGCTGCAAGGGCTTCTTCAGGCGCAGCGTCCGCAAGAACCACATGTACTCCTGCAG gttCAACAGACAGTGCATAGTGGACAAAGACAAGCGGAACCAGTGCAGATACTGCCGACTAAAGAAATGCTTCAGAGCCGGCATGAAGAAAGAAG CTGTGCAGAATGAGAGAGACAGAATCAGCACCAGAAGATCCAGCTATGAAGACAGCAGCTTACCGTCCATCAACGCACTGATCCAAGCAGACGTACTGTCCAGACAG ATCACCTCCCCCGCTCCTATACTGAACGGCGACATCAGGACCAAGAAGATCGCCACCATCACGGACGTGTGTGAGtccatgaagcagcagcttctggttTTGGTGGAATGGGCCAAGTACATCCCAGCGTTCTGTGACCTGCCCCTCGACGACCAA gtggCGCTGCTGCGAGCTCACGCTGGAGAACACCTTCTGCTCGGCGCTGCCAAACGATCCATGCTTTACAAAGACATCCTCTTATTAG GAAATGACCACATCATTCCCAGAAACTGCCCGGAGCTGGAAGTGGGCCGAGTGGCGGTGAGGATCCTGGATGAACTGGTGCTTCCCTTCCAGGAGCTGCAAATTGATGACAATGAGTACGCCTGCTTGAAAGCCATCGTCTTCTTTGATCCAG ATGCCAAAGGTCTCAGTGACCCTGGGAAGATCAAGCGGATGCGGTACCAGGTCCAAGTCAGCCTGGAGGACTACATCAACGACAGGCAGTATGACTCTCGAGGCCGCTTCGGGGaactgctcctgctcctgcccACTCTACAGAGCATCACCTGGCAAATGATTGAACAGATTCAGTTTGTCAAACTCTTCGGCATGGCCAAGATAgacaacctgctgcaggaaaTGCTTCTTGGAG GTTCTGCCAACGACGCTCCACACGCGCCTCATTCTTTGCATCCTCACCTGGTTCAGGAGCATCTGAGCAGCAACATTATAGTGACGACCAGCATGCCCACATCGATCCACAATGGACAAATCT CAACTCCTGAAACCCCGATCCCATCGCCACCTACTGCATCCAGCTCAGAACATTATAAACTATCCCAGGGGGTCATAGCTACCATGCCCAAGCAGCCGCTCTCCATCCCTCAGCCTGCAATTACAAAGCAAGAGGCCATCTAG
- the gdap1l1 gene encoding ganglioside-induced differentiation-associated protein 1-like 1 isoform X1, producing MASSNHVTPTNCSWWPILSMDEDGKLTDGEECEEPTAEPKAFNKDRLVLYHWTQSFTSQKVRLVISEKGLVCEERDVSLPLQEQKEPWFMRLNLGEEVPVFLHGDTIISDYNQIIDYLEKTFVGDSVAQLVPDKDSPLHERVQQYRQLLDGLPMDAYTHGCILHPELTTDSMIPKYATAEIRRHLANAATELMKLDHEEPQLTEPYLSKQKKLMAKILDHDNVNYLKKILGELAMVLDQVEAELEKRKLEYQGQKCELWLCGTDFTLADICLGALLHRLKFLGLSKKYWEDGSRPNLQSFFVRVQKRFAFRKVLGDIHTTLLSAVLPNAFRMVKKKPPSFFGASFLMGSLGGMGYFAYWYLKKKYM from the exons ATGGCGTCTTCCAACCATGTTACCCCCACCAATTGTAGCTGGTGGCCCATCTTATCCATGGATGAAGACGGCAAATTAACAGACGGAGAGGAGTGCGAGGAACCGACGGCAGAGCCCAAAGCCTTCAATAAAGACAGGCTCGTTTTGTACCACTGGACGCAGTCTTTCACCTCCCAGAAG GTGCGTCTAGTCATTAGTGAGAAGGGTCTGGTTTGTGAGGAAAGGGACGTGAGCCTGCCACTCCAGGAACAAAAGGAGCCGTGGTTCATGAGGCTGAACCTGGGTGAGGAGGTGCCCGTCTTCCTCCATGGGGACACCATCATCAGTGACTACAACCAGATCATTGACTACCTGGAGAAAACCTTTGTAGGAG ACTCGGTGGCTCAGCTGGTTCCCGACAAGGACTCGCCTCTCCACGAGCGTGTGCAGCAGTACCGTCAGCTGCTGGATGGTCTACCCATGGACGCCTACACACACGGATGCATCCTCCACCCAGAGCTCACCACTGACTCTATGATCCCAAAGTACGCCACTGCAGAAATACGTA GACACTTGGCCAACGCTGCCACGGAGCTGATGAAGCTGGACCACGAGGAGCCTCAGCTCACAGAACCGTACCTGTCCAAGCAGAAAAAgctcatg GCAAAGATCTTGGACCATGATAATGTGAACTATCTGAAGAAGATTCTGGGGGAGTTGGCCATGGTTTTAGACCAAGTGGAAGCTGAActggagaaaagaaaactaGAGTATCAAG GTCAAAAGTGTGAGCTGTGGCTTTGTGGAACTGACTTTACACTAGCTGATATCTGTCTGGGAGCCTTGTTGCACAGGCTCAAGTTCTTGGGACTTTCTAAGAAATACTGGGAGGACGGCAGCCGACCCAACCTGCAGTCATTTTTTGTGCGAGTGCAGAAACGTTTTGCTTTCCGGAAGGTCCTGGGCGACATCCACACAACGCTGCTGTCTGCGGTCCTACCCAACGCCTTCCGCATGGTAAAAAAGAAGCCACCCTCCTTCTTTGGGGCGTCGTTCCTCATGGGCTCCCTCGGAGGAATGGGCTATTTTGCCTATTGgtatttaaaaaagaaatacatgTAG
- the gdap1l1 gene encoding ganglioside-induced differentiation-associated protein 1-like 1 isoform X2 encodes MRLNLGEEVPVFLHGDTIISDYNQIIDYLEKTFVGDSVAQLVPDKDSPLHERVQQYRQLLDGLPMDAYTHGCILHPELTTDSMIPKYATAEIRRHLANAATELMKLDHEEPQLTEPYLSKQKKLMAKILDHDNVNYLKKILGELAMVLDQVEAELEKRKLEYQGQKCELWLCGTDFTLADICLGALLHRLKFLGLSKKYWEDGSRPNLQSFFVRVQKRFAFRKVLGDIHTTLLSAVLPNAFRMVKKKPPSFFGASFLMGSLGGMGYFAYWYLKKKYM; translated from the exons ATGAGGCTGAACCTGGGTGAGGAGGTGCCCGTCTTCCTCCATGGGGACACCATCATCAGTGACTACAACCAGATCATTGACTACCTGGAGAAAACCTTTGTAGGAG ACTCGGTGGCTCAGCTGGTTCCCGACAAGGACTCGCCTCTCCACGAGCGTGTGCAGCAGTACCGTCAGCTGCTGGATGGTCTACCCATGGACGCCTACACACACGGATGCATCCTCCACCCAGAGCTCACCACTGACTCTATGATCCCAAAGTACGCCACTGCAGAAATACGTA GACACTTGGCCAACGCTGCCACGGAGCTGATGAAGCTGGACCACGAGGAGCCTCAGCTCACAGAACCGTACCTGTCCAAGCAGAAAAAgctcatg GCAAAGATCTTGGACCATGATAATGTGAACTATCTGAAGAAGATTCTGGGGGAGTTGGCCATGGTTTTAGACCAAGTGGAAGCTGAActggagaaaagaaaactaGAGTATCAAG GTCAAAAGTGTGAGCTGTGGCTTTGTGGAACTGACTTTACACTAGCTGATATCTGTCTGGGAGCCTTGTTGCACAGGCTCAAGTTCTTGGGACTTTCTAAGAAATACTGGGAGGACGGCAGCCGACCCAACCTGCAGTCATTTTTTGTGCGAGTGCAGAAACGTTTTGCTTTCCGGAAGGTCCTGGGCGACATCCACACAACGCTGCTGTCTGCGGTCCTACCCAACGCCTTCCGCATGGTAAAAAAGAAGCCACCCTCCTTCTTTGGGGCGTCGTTCCTCATGGGCTCCCTCGGAGGAATGGGCTATTTTGCCTATTGgtatttaaaaaagaaatacatgTAG